Proteins encoded by one window of Streptomyces sp. NBC_01571:
- a CDS encoding RidA family protein produces the protein MSELTRISAPDGVAPAAAYSHVVLGTGRLVAVSGQLALDEDGRLVGEGDPAAQARQVFENLRRCLAAAGATFHDVVKLTFFVTDMAHMPAIRAARDVHMSADRLPAASAVQVAALVGPEFLMEIEAYAVLGG, from the coding sequence ATGAGTGAACTGACCCGCATTTCCGCCCCCGACGGAGTCGCCCCCGCCGCCGCGTACTCACATGTCGTCCTCGGCACGGGCCGCCTCGTGGCGGTCTCGGGACAGCTCGCCCTGGACGAGGACGGCAGGCTCGTCGGCGAGGGCGACCCGGCGGCGCAGGCCCGTCAGGTCTTCGAGAACCTGCGCCGCTGCCTGGCCGCCGCGGGCGCGACCTTCCACGACGTCGTCAAACTCACCTTCTTCGTCACGGACATGGCCCATATGCCGGCCATCCGCGCCGCCCGGGACGTCCACATGTCCGCGGACCGCCTGCCGGCCGCCTCCGCGGTCCAGGTCGCCGCCCTGGTCGGCCCCGAGTTCCTGATGGAGATCGAGGCGTACGCCGTGCTGGGCGGATGA
- a CDS encoding 3-hydroxyacyl-CoA dehydrogenase family protein, with product MAAPQSDIPLSPLKTVAVVGLGTMGTGIAEVLARAGRDVVGIDISEAAAVQAVTALEASTARAVRRERLTGQERDDILARFRTSTDLTAAADADLVIEVTPESYDIKQQVFRALDGVVRPDTILATGTNALSVTRLAADSARPERVLGLHFFNPAPAMKLVEVVSSVLTAPAAVAAVTNLALDLGKEPVAVGDRPGFVADGLLFGYLNQAAAMYEAKYASREDIDAAMKLGCGLPMGPLALLDLIGVDTARTVLEAMYVESRDRLHAPAPILKQLSEAGLTGRKSGRGFYSYEAPGSGSVVRDALTPLSGGPGTPGRAVRSVGVAGSGTMASGIAEVFAKAGYEVVLAARSEEKAQAAKARIGKSLARSVDKGRMTAEAAASTLDLITPAGSYDSFAEVDLALEAVAEDLEVKQQLFAVFDKVCKPGAILATTTSSLPVVACARATSRPQDVIGMHFFNPAPAMKLVEVVRTVLTADDVHGTVRELCEKIRKHPVDCGDRAGFIVNALLFPYLNNAIKMVQEHYATLDDIDAAMKLGGGYPMGPFELLDVVGLDVSLAIEKVLHREFRDPGLAPASLLEHLVAAGCLGRKTGRGFREYARR from the coding sequence ATGGCCGCTCCCCAGTCCGACATCCCTCTGTCCCCTCTCAAGACCGTCGCCGTCGTCGGCCTCGGCACCATGGGCACCGGCATCGCCGAGGTGCTCGCCCGGGCCGGCCGTGACGTCGTCGGCATCGACATCAGCGAGGCCGCGGCCGTCCAGGCCGTCACCGCGCTCGAAGCCTCCACCGCCCGCGCCGTGCGGCGCGAGCGGCTCACGGGGCAGGAGCGCGACGACATCCTCGCCCGCTTCCGCACCTCCACCGACCTCACGGCCGCGGCCGACGCCGACCTGGTCATCGAGGTGACCCCGGAGTCGTACGACATCAAGCAGCAGGTCTTCCGCGCGCTGGACGGCGTCGTGCGCCCGGACACCATCCTGGCCACCGGCACCAACGCCCTCTCCGTGACGCGTCTGGCCGCCGACTCGGCCCGCCCCGAGCGCGTCCTCGGCCTGCACTTCTTCAATCCGGCGCCCGCGATGAAGCTCGTCGAGGTCGTCTCGTCGGTGCTGACCGCGCCCGCGGCGGTCGCCGCCGTCACCAACCTCGCCCTCGACCTCGGCAAGGAGCCCGTCGCGGTCGGCGACCGTCCCGGCTTCGTCGCCGACGGACTGCTGTTCGGCTACCTGAACCAGGCGGCCGCGATGTACGAGGCGAAGTACGCCTCCCGCGAGGACATCGACGCCGCGATGAAGCTCGGCTGCGGCCTGCCCATGGGCCCGCTCGCCCTGCTCGACCTGATCGGCGTCGACACGGCCCGTACGGTCCTGGAGGCCATGTACGTCGAGTCCCGCGACCGGCTGCACGCCCCCGCGCCCATCCTCAAGCAGCTCAGCGAAGCGGGCCTGACCGGACGGAAGTCGGGGCGCGGCTTCTACTCCTACGAGGCTCCCGGCAGCGGGAGCGTCGTGCGGGACGCGCTGACACCGCTCTCCGGCGGCCCCGGCACCCCTGGCCGTGCGGTGCGCTCGGTCGGCGTCGCGGGCTCCGGAACGATGGCGTCCGGCATCGCCGAGGTCTTCGCGAAGGCCGGGTACGAGGTCGTCCTGGCCGCCCGCAGCGAGGAGAAGGCACAGGCCGCCAAGGCCCGGATAGGCAAGTCACTGGCCCGGTCGGTCGACAAGGGCCGGATGACCGCCGAGGCCGCCGCGAGCACCCTGGACCTGATCACGCCGGCGGGTTCGTACGACTCCTTCGCCGAGGTCGATCTCGCCCTGGAGGCGGTGGCCGAGGACCTGGAGGTCAAGCAGCAGCTCTTCGCGGTGTTCGACAAGGTCTGCAAGCCCGGCGCGATCCTCGCGACCACCACCTCCTCGCTGCCCGTCGTGGCCTGCGCCCGTGCCACCTCGCGCCCGCAGGACGTGATCGGCATGCACTTCTTCAACCCGGCCCCGGCGATGAAGCTCGTCGAGGTGGTCCGGACCGTCCTGACCGCGGACGACGTGCACGGCACGGTCCGCGAGCTGTGCGAAAAGATCCGCAAGCACCCGGTGGACTGCGGCGACCGCGCCGGATTCATCGTGAACGCGCTGCTCTTCCCGTACCTGAACAACGCGATCAAGATGGTCCAGGAGCACTACGCGACGCTCGACGACATCGACGCCGCGATGAAGCTGGGCGGCGGGTACCCGATGGGGCCCTTCGAACTCCTGGACGTGGTGGGCCTGGACGTCTCCCTGGCCATCGAGAAGGTGCTGCACCGGGAGTTCCGCGACCCGGGCCTCGCCCCGGCGTCGCTCCTGGAGCATCTGGTGGCCGCGGGCTGCCTCGGCCGCAAGACGGGGCGCGGCTTCCGCGAATATGCCCGCCGCTGA
- a CDS encoding adenylosuccinate lyase, whose protein sequence is MDEELRSLTERLRNEAGASPAYDRLVATEDLDVLAAALTAPGQPLWARELAAFRLGVAGDGRAFEALVLLLNHREPRRCASAAYALARLGDPRTARAAAALATNELRVAYALHPVRLLVELRAPEAVPALITTLRRRLRPHDPYRTVALACVAGLGALGDVRARPVLNDALAHPVLAEEAVRALARLPR, encoded by the coding sequence ATGGACGAGGAGTTGCGATCACTCACGGAGCGTTTACGGAACGAGGCGGGGGCCTCGCCGGCGTACGACCGACTCGTGGCGACCGAGGACCTCGACGTCCTGGCTGCGGCGCTGACCGCACCGGGGCAGCCGCTGTGGGCACGGGAGCTGGCGGCCTTCCGGCTCGGGGTCGCCGGGGACGGGCGGGCCTTCGAGGCACTCGTCCTGCTGCTCAACCACCGCGAGCCACGGCGCTGCGCGTCCGCGGCGTACGCCCTCGCGCGGCTCGGTGATCCGCGGACGGCCCGCGCGGCGGCCGCGCTCGCCACCAACGAACTGCGTGTCGCCTACGCGTTGCATCCGGTACGGCTGCTGGTCGAGCTGCGCGCCCCCGAGGCCGTCCCCGCGCTGATCACCACGCTCCGGCGCAGGCTGCGCCCGCACGATCCGTACCGCACCGTCGCCCTGGCCTGTGTGGCGGGGCTGGGCGCGCTGGGCGACGTCCGCGCGCGACCCGTACTGAACGACGCGCTCGCGCATCCGGTCCTCGCGGAGGAAGCGGTGCGGGCGCTGGCGCGACTGCCGCGGTGA
- a CDS encoding alpha/beta hydrolase: MKKRAAALCGAAAVVAGMITSIPADASAGSATAPRTVRTAKPTWKKCGTSTYPALQCASVKVPLDHSKPDGRLITLALSRIRHTAKTYQGPLLVNPGGPGGSGITMAGFVASALPKAVAAQYDVIGFDPRGVGASRPALDCRPGHFAPVRPDTVPGTPAIERANLDRARSFAKACGEKYASLLPYIDTISAVRDMDSIRGALGAKKINYFGYSYGTYLGAVYAKLYPQRVRRLVLDSVVDPTGVWYEDNIGQDYAFNDRHLAFLAWVAKHDATYRLGTDPARVEAKWYAMRRALARKPAEEKVGASELEDTFIPGGYYNGYWPRLAEAFSAYANKKETTPLLAAYKKIGSKDASDGNGYSIYTAVQCRDVSWPRDWNQWRKDNWAAYGKAPFMVWNNAWYNAPCAFWPTSTLRPVDISNTALPPTLVFQATDDAATPYQGGVTVHHQLLGSSLVVERGGGNHGITLSGNACLDKYLAAYLTNGKVPHGSGEADAVCEKVPDPEPLSTRSMSATSQGSTLHGLLGPRG; this comes from the coding sequence GTGAAGAAACGCGCAGCTGCTCTGTGCGGGGCTGCCGCCGTGGTGGCCGGGATGATCACGTCGATCCCCGCCGACGCGAGCGCCGGCTCCGCGACCGCACCGCGCACCGTCCGGACCGCCAAGCCCACCTGGAAGAAGTGCGGCACCAGCACCTACCCGGCGCTCCAGTGCGCGTCCGTGAAGGTGCCGCTGGACCACTCGAAACCGGACGGCCGGCTCATCACGCTGGCGCTCTCGCGGATCCGGCACACCGCGAAGACGTATCAGGGACCGCTCCTGGTGAACCCCGGAGGGCCCGGCGGCAGCGGGATCACGATGGCCGGATTCGTCGCCTCCGCGCTGCCCAAGGCGGTGGCGGCGCAGTACGACGTCATCGGCTTCGACCCGCGCGGCGTGGGCGCGAGCCGGCCCGCGCTGGACTGCAGGCCCGGCCACTTCGCGCCGGTCCGCCCGGACACCGTGCCCGGCACCCCCGCGATCGAGAGGGCCAACCTCGACCGCGCCCGGTCCTTCGCGAAGGCGTGCGGCGAGAAGTACGCGAGCCTGCTGCCGTACATCGACACGATCAGCGCGGTCCGCGACATGGACTCGATCCGTGGCGCGCTCGGCGCCAAGAAGATCAACTACTTCGGGTACTCCTACGGCACCTACCTGGGCGCCGTCTACGCCAAGCTCTACCCGCAGCGCGTGCGCCGGCTGGTGCTCGACTCCGTCGTCGACCCCACCGGCGTCTGGTACGAGGACAACATCGGGCAGGACTACGCCTTCAACGACCGTCATCTGGCCTTCCTGGCCTGGGTCGCCAAGCACGACGCGACCTACCGGCTCGGTACCGACCCGGCCAGGGTCGAGGCCAAGTGGTACGCGATGCGCAGGGCGCTCGCCCGGAAGCCCGCCGAAGAGAAGGTGGGCGCCTCCGAACTGGAGGACACCTTCATCCCGGGCGGCTACTACAACGGCTACTGGCCCCGTCTCGCCGAGGCCTTCTCGGCGTACGCGAACAAGAAGGAGACGACCCCGCTCCTCGCGGCGTACAAGAAGATCGGCTCCAAGGACGCCTCGGACGGGAACGGCTACAGCATCTACACCGCGGTGCAGTGCCGTGACGTGTCCTGGCCGCGCGACTGGAACCAGTGGCGCAAGGACAACTGGGCCGCCTACGGCAAGGCGCCCTTCATGGTCTGGAACAACGCCTGGTACAACGCGCCGTGCGCGTTCTGGCCGACGAGCACGCTGCGGCCGGTGGACATCTCCAACACGGCTCTGCCGCCGACACTGGTCTTCCAGGCGACCGACGACGCGGCCACCCCGTACCAGGGTGGCGTGACGGTCCATCACCAGCTGCTCGGCTCCAGCCTGGTGGTCGAGCGGGGCGGTGGCAACCACGGCATCACGCTGAGCGGGAACGCCTGCCTGGACAAGTACCTGGCGGCCTATCTCACCAACGGCAAGGTGCCGCACGGGAGCGGCGAGGCCGACGCGGTGTGCGAGAAGGTGCCCGACCCGGAGCCGCTGAGCACGAGGTCGATGTCCGCCACCTCGCAGGGTTCGACCCTGCACGGGCTGCTCGGCCCGCGCGGCTGA
- a CDS encoding GNAT family N-acetyltransferase, with protein sequence MSGVRVREMTLADCDRVSEIRVRGWQAAYKGLMPQSYLDSLSTEQDAARRRGRFGQGGGAVVNLVAERAGEVVGWACHGPYRDGEVRATDVELYAIYVDPDRTGAGVGRALLREAAERCATAGYERMLLWVLKENTGARGFYEHAGFGPDGAEEPFEAGGVEVPEVRYVRALTDTPATPPPSPVTTRTGAGAGASAV encoded by the coding sequence ATGAGCGGCGTCCGGGTCAGGGAGATGACCCTCGCGGACTGCGACCGGGTGTCGGAGATCCGCGTCCGCGGCTGGCAGGCCGCGTACAAGGGCCTGATGCCCCAGTCGTACCTCGACTCGCTCAGTACGGAGCAGGACGCGGCACGACGGCGCGGACGCTTCGGGCAGGGCGGCGGCGCGGTGGTGAACCTGGTCGCGGAGCGGGCGGGCGAGGTGGTCGGCTGGGCCTGCCACGGCCCGTACCGTGACGGCGAAGTCCGCGCCACGGACGTCGAGTTGTACGCGATCTACGTCGACCCCGACCGGACCGGCGCCGGGGTGGGGCGCGCACTGCTGCGGGAGGCGGCCGAGCGCTGTGCCACCGCCGGGTACGAGCGGATGCTGCTGTGGGTGCTCAAGGAGAACACGGGGGCGCGCGGATTCTACGAGCACGCCGGATTCGGCCCCGACGGCGCCGAGGAGCCGTTCGAGGCGGGCGGCGTCGAGGTGCCCGAGGTCCGCTACGTCCGCGCGCTCACCGACACCCCTGCCACCCCTCCCCCTTCTCCTGTGACTACTCGCACCGGTGCCGGGGCCGGGGCGTCCGCGGTCTGA
- a CDS encoding protein meaA: MTERQRQKDRPWLMRTYAGHSTAEASNELYRRNLAKGQTGLSVAFDLPTQTGYDPDHVLARGEVGRVGVPVSHLGDMRRLFQDIPLDQMNTSMTINATAMWLLALYQVVAEEQGVDITTLQGTTQNDIVKEYLSRGTHVFPPGPSLRLTTDMIAYTVSHIPKWNPINICSYHLQEAGATPVQEIAYAMSTAIAVLDAVRDSGQVPAEKFGDVVARISFFVNAGVRFIEEMCKMRAFGRIWDEVTRERYGIQDAKQRRFRYGVQVNSLGLTEAQPENNVQRIVLEMLAVTLSKDARARAVQLPAWNEALGLPRPWDQQWSLRIQQVLAHESDLLEYEDIFEGSHVIEAKVASLVEESLAEMDRIDEMGGAMAAVESGYLKSQLVSSHAERRARIEGGTEKIVGVNIYESTEPNPLTADLDAAIHTVDPAVEARVVAALQQWRDTRYQPPFNHPRPCKALERLKEAAKGTDNLMEATLECARAGVTTGEWSEALREVFGEFRAPTGVSSAPVAVTAEEGTAMAQVRHRVEETARDLGVGKLRFLVGKPGLDGHSNGAEQIAVRARDAGFEVVYQGIRLTPEQIVDASIAEDVHAVGLSILSGSHAQLVPDVLERLREAGAADIPVIAGGIIPNADAEQLRAAGVAAVFTPKDFDITGIIGRIVDEIRKANKLDPLEVPA; encoded by the coding sequence ATGACAGAGCGTCAGCGTCAGAAGGACCGGCCGTGGCTCATGCGCACGTACGCCGGTCACTCCACGGCCGAGGCGTCCAACGAGTTGTACCGGCGCAATCTCGCCAAGGGCCAGACCGGTCTGTCGGTCGCGTTCGACCTGCCGACGCAGACCGGCTACGACCCCGACCACGTCCTCGCCCGCGGCGAGGTCGGCCGGGTCGGGGTTCCGGTCTCGCACCTCGGTGACATGCGCCGGCTGTTCCAGGACATCCCCCTGGACCAGATGAACACCTCGATGACCATCAACGCCACCGCCATGTGGCTGCTGGCGCTCTATCAGGTCGTCGCCGAGGAGCAGGGTGTGGACATCACCACGCTCCAGGGGACGACACAGAACGACATCGTGAAGGAGTACCTCTCGCGGGGGACGCACGTCTTCCCGCCGGGGCCCTCGCTCCGTCTGACGACGGACATGATCGCCTACACGGTCTCCCACATCCCCAAGTGGAACCCGATCAACATCTGCTCGTACCACCTCCAGGAGGCCGGTGCCACGCCGGTCCAGGAGATCGCGTACGCGATGTCGACGGCCATCGCGGTGCTGGACGCCGTCCGTGACTCGGGGCAGGTGCCCGCGGAGAAGTTCGGGGACGTCGTCGCCCGGATCTCCTTCTTCGTGAACGCGGGCGTCCGGTTCATCGAGGAGATGTGCAAGATGCGCGCGTTCGGGCGTATCTGGGACGAGGTCACGCGCGAGCGGTACGGCATCCAGGACGCGAAGCAGCGGCGCTTCCGCTACGGCGTCCAGGTCAACTCCCTCGGTCTGACCGAGGCCCAGCCGGAGAACAACGTCCAGCGGATCGTGCTGGAGATGCTGGCCGTGACGCTCTCGAAGGACGCCCGCGCCCGTGCCGTGCAGCTTCCCGCCTGGAACGAGGCGCTGGGTCTGCCCCGGCCCTGGGACCAGCAGTGGTCGCTGCGCATCCAGCAGGTGCTGGCCCACGAGAGCGACCTGCTGGAGTACGAGGACATCTTCGAGGGCTCGCACGTCATCGAGGCCAAGGTGGCCTCGCTGGTGGAGGAGTCGCTCGCCGAGATGGACCGGATCGACGAGATGGGCGGGGCGATGGCCGCCGTCGAGTCCGGCTATCTCAAGTCGCAGCTCGTCTCCTCGCACGCCGAGCGCAGGGCCCGGATCGAGGGCGGCACCGAGAAGATCGTCGGCGTCAACATCTACGAGTCGACGGAGCCCAACCCGCTCACCGCCGATCTGGACGCGGCGATCCACACCGTCGACCCGGCGGTCGAGGCCCGTGTCGTCGCCGCGCTCCAGCAGTGGCGCGACACCCGCTACCAGCCGCCGTTCAACCACCCGCGTCCGTGCAAGGCGCTGGAGCGGCTCAAGGAGGCGGCCAAGGGCACCGACAACCTCATGGAGGCCACCCTGGAGTGCGCCCGCGCCGGGGTCACGACCGGCGAGTGGTCGGAGGCCCTGCGCGAGGTCTTCGGCGAGTTCCGCGCCCCGACCGGCGTCTCCTCGGCGCCCGTCGCGGTCACCGCCGAGGAGGGCACCGCGATGGCACAGGTGCGCCACCGGGTCGAGGAGACCGCCCGCGACCTCGGTGTGGGCAAGCTCCGGTTCCTGGTCGGCAAGCCGGGTCTGGACGGGCACTCCAACGGCGCCGAGCAGATCGCCGTGCGGGCCCGCGACGCCGGGTTCGAAGTGGTCTACCAGGGCATCCGGCTGACGCCCGAGCAGATCGTGGACGCCTCGATCGCCGAGGACGTGCACGCCGTCGGCCTGTCCATCCTGTCCGGCTCGCACGCCCAACTGGTGCCGGACGTGCTCGAACGGCTGCGCGAGGCAGGCGCGGCCGACATCCCGGTGATCGCCGGCGGGATCATCCCGAACGCCGACGCCGAACAGCTGCGCGCCGCCGGAGTGGCCGCGGTCTTCACCCCGAAGGACTTCGACATCACGGGAATCATCGGCCGTATCGTCGACGAGATCCGGAAAGCGAACAAGCTCGACCCCCTGGAGGTCCCCGCATGA
- a CDS encoding TetR family transcriptional regulator: MSQPAKSSRTPATPDAPESAAGSRAAAQRLKMRRELAASAMELFATKGYEATTVDEIAARAGVARRTFFRHFRSKEEAIFPDHDDTLIRAEAVLDAAPAHEHPLDTVCRGIKEVMKMYAAQPEISVSRYKLTREVPTLREAEIASVARYERLFTRYLLGHFDEHAHDDDANDDPLLAEVAASAVVTAHNHVLRRWLRAGGQGDVEAQLDHAFAIVRRTFGTGIGAGRDAAPRTPPASTFTEGDVLVTVARVDAPLDQVMRTIEQALRDRP, encoded by the coding sequence ATGTCCCAGCCCGCCAAGTCCTCACGTACACCGGCCACGCCCGACGCACCGGAGAGTGCCGCGGGCAGTCGCGCCGCCGCGCAACGGCTCAAGATGCGACGGGAACTGGCGGCCTCGGCCATGGAGCTGTTCGCGACCAAGGGGTACGAGGCGACCACGGTCGACGAGATCGCGGCCCGGGCCGGGGTCGCCCGCCGCACCTTCTTCCGCCACTTCCGTTCGAAGGAAGAGGCGATCTTTCCCGACCACGACGACACCTTGATCCGCGCCGAGGCGGTCCTCGACGCGGCGCCCGCGCACGAGCATCCGCTCGACACGGTGTGCCGCGGCATCAAGGAAGTCATGAAGATGTACGCGGCCCAGCCCGAGATCTCCGTCTCGCGCTACAAGCTGACCCGTGAGGTGCCCACGCTCCGCGAGGCCGAGATCGCCTCGGTGGCCCGGTACGAGCGGCTCTTCACCCGCTACCTCCTCGGGCACTTCGACGAGCACGCGCACGACGACGACGCCAACGACGATCCGCTGCTCGCGGAGGTCGCCGCGTCCGCCGTGGTCACGGCGCACAACCACGTCCTGCGGCGCTGGCTGCGGGCCGGCGGCCAGGGGGACGTGGAGGCCCAGCTCGACCACGCCTTCGCCATCGTCCGCAGGACGTTCGGGACGGGGATCGGTGCCGGGCGGGACGCCGCTCCGCGCACGCCGCCCGCGTCCACCTTCACGGAGGGGGACGTCCTGGTGACCGTGGCCCGGGTCGACGCCCCGCTCGACCAGGTCATGCGGACGATCGAGCAGGCGCTGCGCGACCGCCCGTAG
- the ccrA gene encoding crotonyl-CoA carboxylase/reductase → MKEILDAIQSPDSTSADFAALPLPESYRAITVHKDETEMFAGLSTRDKDPRKSIHLDDVPVPELGPGEALVAVMASSVNYNSVWTSIFEPMSTFGFLERYGKLSDLTRRHDLPYHIIGSDLAGVVLRTGPGVNAWKPGDEVVAHCLSVELESSDGHNDTMLDPEQRIWGFETNFGGLAEIALVKSNQLMPKPDHLSWEEAAAPGLVNSTAYRQLVSKNGAGMKQGDNVLIWGASGGLGSYATQFALAGGANPICVVSSEQKADICRAMGADAIIDRNAEDYKFWKDEHTQDPKEWKRFGKRIRELTGGEDVDIVFEHPGRETFGASVYVTRKGGTIVTCASTSGYHHEYDNRYLWMSLKRIVGSHFANYREAWEANRLVAKGKIHPTLSKVYSLEETGQAAYDVHRNLHQGKVGVLTLAPREGLGVRDEEKRAQHIDAINRFRNV, encoded by the coding sequence GTGAAGGAAATCCTGGACGCGATCCAGTCGCCGGACTCCACGTCCGCCGACTTCGCCGCTCTTCCCCTCCCCGAGTCGTACCGTGCCATCACCGTGCACAAGGACGAGACGGAGATGTTCGCCGGGCTCAGCACCCGCGACAAGGACCCCCGCAAGTCGATCCACCTGGACGACGTGCCGGTGCCGGAGCTCGGCCCGGGTGAGGCCCTGGTGGCCGTCATGGCCTCCTCGGTCAACTACAACTCCGTGTGGACCTCGATCTTCGAGCCGATGTCGACCTTCGGCTTCCTGGAGCGCTACGGCAAGCTCTCCGACCTCACGCGGCGCCACGACCTGCCGTACCACATCATCGGCTCCGACCTCGCGGGCGTGGTCCTGCGCACCGGCCCCGGCGTCAACGCCTGGAAGCCCGGCGACGAGGTCGTCGCGCACTGTCTCTCCGTCGAGCTGGAGTCCTCCGACGGGCACAACGACACGATGCTCGACCCCGAGCAGCGCATCTGGGGCTTCGAGACCAACTTCGGCGGGCTCGCCGAGATCGCCCTCGTCAAGTCGAACCAGCTGATGCCCAAGCCCGACCACCTGAGCTGGGAGGAGGCCGCGGCTCCCGGTCTCGTCAACTCCACCGCGTACCGCCAGCTGGTGTCGAAGAACGGCGCCGGCATGAAGCAGGGCGACAACGTCCTCATCTGGGGCGCGAGCGGCGGCCTCGGCTCGTACGCCACCCAGTTCGCGCTCGCCGGCGGCGCCAACCCCATCTGTGTCGTCAGCAGCGAGCAGAAGGCGGACATCTGCCGGGCGATGGGCGCCGACGCGATCATCGACCGCAACGCCGAGGACTACAAGTTCTGGAAGGACGAGCACACCCAGGACCCGAAGGAGTGGAAGCGCTTCGGCAAGCGCATCCGCGAGCTGACCGGCGGCGAGGACGTGGACATCGTCTTCGAGCACCCGGGCCGCGAGACCTTCGGCGCCTCCGTGTACGTCACCCGCAAGGGCGGCACCATCGTCACCTGCGCCTCGACCTCCGGCTACCACCACGAGTACGACAACCGCTACCTGTGGATGTCGCTGAAGCGGATCGTCGGCTCGCACTTCGCGAACTACCGCGAGGCCTGGGAGGCCAACCGGCTGGTCGCCAAGGGCAAGATCCACCCGACGCTCTCCAAGGTGTACTCCCTGGAGGAGACCGGACAGGCCGCGTACGACGTGCACCGCAACCTCCATCAGGGCAAGGTCGGTGTGCTCACCCTGGCTCCCCGTGAGGGCCTGGGTGTGCGCGACGAGGAGAAGCGCGCGCAGCACATCGACGCCATCAACCGCTTCCGGAACGTCTGA
- a CDS encoding CoA ester lyase has protein sequence MTSPVPQVDRLRPRRSCLAVPGSNPRFLEKAQGLPADQVFLDLEDACAPLAKPDARHTIVKFLNEGDWTGKTRVVRVNDWTTHWTYRDVVTVVEGAGQNLDCIMLPKVQDAQQVVALDLLLTQIEKTMGFEVGRIGIEAQIENAKGLVNVDEIAAASPRVETIIFGPADFMASINMKSLVVGEQPPGYPADAYHYILMRILMAARTHDLQAIDGPYLQIRNQEGYREVAGRAAALGFDGKWVLHPDQVAAANEIFSPSQEDFDHAELILDAYEYYTSEAGGKKGSAMLGDEMIDEASRKMALVISGKGRAAGMQRTSKFEAPEA, from the coding sequence ATGACCAGCCCTGTTCCCCAGGTCGACCGCCTTCGTCCGCGGCGCTCCTGCCTGGCCGTTCCTGGAAGCAACCCCCGCTTCCTGGAGAAGGCCCAGGGGCTCCCGGCGGACCAGGTCTTCCTGGACCTGGAGGACGCCTGCGCCCCGCTGGCCAAGCCCGACGCCCGGCACACCATCGTGAAGTTCCTCAACGAGGGCGACTGGACCGGCAAGACGCGGGTCGTACGGGTGAACGACTGGACGACGCACTGGACGTACCGCGATGTCGTCACGGTCGTCGAGGGCGCGGGCCAGAACCTCGACTGCATCATGCTGCCGAAGGTCCAGGACGCCCAGCAGGTCGTGGCCCTCGACCTGCTGCTGACCCAGATCGAGAAGACGATGGGCTTCGAGGTCGGCAGGATCGGCATCGAGGCGCAGATCGAGAACGCGAAGGGCCTGGTGAACGTCGACGAGATCGCCGCCGCCTCGCCGCGCGTGGAGACCATCATCTTCGGCCCGGCCGACTTCATGGCGTCGATCAACATGAAGTCGCTCGTCGTCGGCGAGCAGCCCCCGGGATACCCGGCGGACGCCTACCACTACATCCTGATGCGCATCCTGATGGCCGCGCGGACGCACGACCTCCAGGCGATCGACGGCCCCTACCTGCAGATCCGCAACCAGGAGGGGTACCGCGAGGTCGCGGGACGCGCCGCCGCCCTCGGTTTCGACGGCAAGTGGGTGCTGCACCCGGACCAGGTGGCCGCGGCCAACGAGATCTTCTCGCCCTCGCAGGAGGACTTCGACCACGCCGAGCTGATTCTCGACGCATACGAGTACTACACGTCCGAGGCGGGCGGCAAGAAGGGCTCCGCGATGCTCGGTGACGAGATGATCGACGAGGCCAGCCGCAAGATGGCACTGGTGATCTCCGGCAAGGGCCGGGCGGCCGGCATGCAGCGCACCAGCAAGTTCGAAGCTCCGGAGGCCTGA